The DNA region AGCAGCTGTTGGCTTTTGTGGTAAATTCGAGCCATCTTCAAACAAttcatccacttcatcGGGATCCCTTTGTGGaacttccttcctttttttccgtGGAGTTGAGGTAAGTGCCAGTGAGGGCGCCAGGAGCGACTCGCCTGATTTGACATCCCCGGCAGGCTCCTGTAATTTGTCCACATCTTGAATGGTCAACCATCTTGGCCTTGCCGGCGTCATACTCTTGGGTGAACGTTCAACCAATTTTCGCAGACTCGTTTCGCTTGGGTGAGGTATGGTCTGGGGAAGCAAATCAGCAGGTGGAAAGGTTAAGCTTTGAGGTAAATCATTTCCCATAGGAGGGACTTTTGCTCCATTTTCAATGAGCGCAGCGTCATTAGTCGTTGAAAAGGGGCTCCAATGGAGCTAATGTGGGGGGTGTTTGGGTTAGCAACACGGGTTGCAGACTGAGGTGATTTGATTTACCTCGCTAGCCAAAGCCGTGTTTAACCCAGGGTACTTTATGAACATCTGTTTGTCCGCCTCCAGTCCCTTGTTTCGTGAGCTTTCCAGTAGCTCACAAAAGGACTTCGGCAAGTCATTCGAAGGGTCACCGTAAGCTTCATACTTTATATTTAATACTATTTGCCAGTCAGCTGAAGCCCAGTCAAGCTTAGCTCACCTCGCATGTGACTGGTTTTAGAAGTGTCCAGCTGCTCTTCCATGGCATAAGCcagagcttcttcttcagcttttCCGTGGCTACCGTTTCCATTCATGCGAACTTGTGTATCCTCATTCGCAAGTAAATCATAGAAGATACGAGCCTCAAAGGGTCTatccacatcttcatcgtcgtctTTGAATGAGCAGCTTTGGACAGCAGCCTCTGATCTAACTTCGAAAGAGCGGACTTGTGTTGGCGGGGACGGATTCTCCACCGGTGTGAAAAGATCATTGATACTACCCGAGTTCATGTAGGGAGAATTTACCCTAGCAGGCATGAAAGGCAGCTCTGGAGAGGACATTAGAATTTATCTGAAGGTTAGACTTACCCAAACGAGGATCTTGGTCCCAAGGCATTTTTGATTTTCGCTCGACCGTTGCAGGAGGTGACATTGGTAACTGATTATATCTCTGCGATACAGAAGCTCGTATACGAGAATACTTATTGACACTGTTAGGTGTCAGAGGTGGGAAAGGGACACCATCTTTTTACAACAAATGAGCCCAAGACTAGCAGAACACGCGTTAAATACCAACCGAAGTCGTCCAGGTTTTTCAAGCTTAATGCCTCTTCCACAAAATCGTTACTGTCTTCCATGGCCCACCCTCGATTCGAGCCTTGGGTGATGGCACCTGTAGGTATGGGAAGTTTGAGGCCACTGGCGTCCGTTGGTGCTACCAGTTGCTCGATGTCTTTAAATGTGTGCAGCTGGTTAGGACCTGGGTTGGTGAGACAACGTGGAAAAAGCttgggagaaagaggtTCAGGCAAATGCTGGTAGCACATGAGCTTGACTCATTATTACGTCCTCCCTTACCTGGAACTTCGCTTTGGTATCCTTTTCCCATTTATCCCATATAGCACTTTGAAGTGATGTTCCATCGGCACCTCTCAAGGGATTTTGCAGCTTGTACTCCAATGTCCTCACCATATCAGCGGCTTTTTTCAAATCTTTTTTTGCAAAGTTTAGGTGCAAATGTCTAACGGTTATCAGCTAAGTCGACAGATGCGCTGTAACGTACAAAGCGTCTGCTTCCtctatcttcctctcttttgGCATTGGGTTTTTAAGGTTGACTAGGAAACGAAAagcaccttcttcaccgaGATCAGCATATTCTTTAGGACCGACATTGCCTCCTTGATCGAAAGAAGGTGTCTCGCGCATTGCCGTGGCAGTCATAAGTACATCCTGGGAATGAAGataagaaggaaatggctgGTCTGCATTGAATCAATGATTTGAAAGTAGAACAAAAATAAACTCTTACCTACTGCGCGTAATGTCATCCTTTCTGCTGGCCCCTTGGCTCTGGCTTCTTTATGCCTACTAACTACTTCCTGCCGCAAGCGgtctttcatcctcttaTCTGCTTCCAAAGACTGTTTACGAGTCTCAAAATGATCGTGGACATGGTACTTGTTCTGTGAAGAAGCATTAAGCCATTCCCCAAAACGAATGAAAGGGTCTTCATCGCGGGGACCAAAGGTCTCAGGGAAGATTGTCGTATCTAAGAGAGCGAATTGATCAAACACCTGAAAAACAAGTTGAGCCAGGAAGTGGAGATAACGAGACGCACCCGAGCTGCGGTATCTTCCATCCAAGCCACATATTCTACGCCGACGGTGTGGCGAAGATCTATGATGGCTCTGTGGTAGATGCTCTGTCGTATTTCCGGAGGCGTCAGCTGAATATCAGTAGAGGGCATCGTAAGTAAAAGTGCGAAAGTGCGAATGATTAGAAAGCAAGTGAGacctggagaagaagaaagtgggagaaagagaaatggATGGGAGGACAACGACAAGATCGCTCGAGGGGTCTGTGCGTTAGctgcttccttccttcctgccttgtttctttccttcctacTTGCATTCGGTCCAGTCAGCTATGTACCCTCCTTTGGCCGAGTTCCGCCACCGACGCCGACGTCAGTCAATATCCTCGCCCTCTTTTCCCCGCCCCTCTCTCGCAGCCAGCTCAGCGCATCCCCTACCttttccacttccacccACTCACCCCgaccccttcctccacgtgcgccctcttctcttcctctcctctccgcctcttgctctttctcctccggAATGGGCTCGGGGCCCATCTTCACCCGCAATGCGAGCCAATTCCATGATTTGATTTCTCGTATCCATTCCATCAGATCAGCCTCATCCCCTATAGCATACATGACGCCTGGGTGCCCAATTTTGGAGAAGCCAATGAGTGACAATgtcgaggaaagagagacgaTATTTTTGCGCTTGGTGGTGGAAAGCAAGTGGTGCGAAACTAATAAGGCATGATAAGGAATGGAGGACGTAATTGTTTCGGAAGGGGTGGAAGGTGAGAGAGAAGGCGACATTGCCGAGGGAGTGAGCAATGAAAGAAATTGGGTTGTAAGGATTTGATAAAGCGGATACCTGAAGCCAGCCAGAATGAATAATTTGTTCCTGCTATTCAGAGGGCATAGGAACGAAAACACTTACTCCTGAGCATCGTCCCAATCAAGCATCTTTTCATCGACCCACTTTTTCAACCCTAGCGCCTCGTCTCTCCCCATACTGTTTCCTTTCATTTCCACTTTAACACTTCCCTTTTTTGGATAATCTTCATGTATCTCAACATGCATGGATCGACCACTATCCGAGTTGGTTATATCAAACTCCTGTGGATATAGACCAGTAGCCGATAGACAATGCAATGATTCAGCAGGAAGAAGTGAAGCAGAGATCAACTCCAATTCAGTGGAGATGTTATCTTCCGGGGTAATCATATTATTAGGGACTGCACGGACATGTCGGTGTACGATGTTTTGGACAGAGAAAGCCAAAGACACTAGATGCGGCTTTCTGTAGGAAGTGATCTAGGCGAGAAGTGATGTATCGTACTCCTTGATTACTGCAGTCGTGAGGCGTAAGTCCTATTTGTACGTTGGGTTTAATAAGTGGCGCTTTTAGTCTGGACTATTTGACGTTGTTGTATTCACAAATAGTCAAGTGGAAGCCATACAAAGTAGAAGTGTGTTGCACCACATAATGACCATGTATGCGATCTCATTTGCTTTACAGGCCGGCGGCCGGCGCGGCTCAGGATGATGTTCTCGTATGACATCTTCTGTCGTCGTATAGGACTTACAACCTGCTATAGCACTGCATGCCTGATACAACCCTGCAAATATATCATTCCTCTGATAAACTTAGTGTCCTATAATCTAAAGCCAGTCGACCAGGCAGACCATGGATAGCGCCACTGCAGGCCTCGACGCGTAAGCCGCAATCCTTGTTTTCCTCCTTATCAGACACATCAACTAAGATATCCATGATATCATGGCTTGCAGGCAGTTCAATCGCGCTGTGGACATAGTACAGAGGTCCGTGTTTTGAAAACGCTGCTTGATCTTATGCTGTCAGCCTAACATATCTTTATAGTCTCCCGAAGGGTGGCACCATACAGACAACCTACGAAGACAAGCTATGGCTATACTCACTTTACAAGCAAGGTGCGCTGAACATACTTCTCTTGAACCTCTCTATGTGTATGCTGACTCATAGTACACGTGCCAGCTATCGAAGGTGATGTTGCAGTCCCCCGCCCTGGTATGCTTGATCTTTTAGGCAAAGCAAAATGGGATGCATGGAACAGGCAGAAGGGGATCGATAAGCCTCAGGCAAAAAGGCTTTATGTCAGTGCCCTTGTCAAAGTTGGTAATGCTTGCTCTCGCCAAACGAGCATCACTGATCCAAGTAGATTTTAAGGAAATGTGCCGATGCTAAAGATGTTCAAAGATACTTGCAGATCCTGGAGCACGAGAGCGGGTATGAATACCGTGAGTTGTTTTCCCACAGGTGAATGCTGGCAAATATGCTCAGACATGATGGTGCCAGCAGCTCTGCATATTCCATCATGCCCTGCGTCACCCGCATCATCTGCCTCCTCATATCACTCCTCTCAGGCTTCTCCCGCCCTACTTCCTCAGTCCAGTAACTCGCCAATTGTTCCCCCACACGACATATCTCCTTTAACCCCATCACTACCGCCGCCAGACGATGCGCCCAATTTTATACCTCCCTCATCTCACCATTCACGCAATCCGCCTTCATTGTCTTCTATGCAAGAACAGAGGAATGAAGTACTTGATGCCGTCGGTAGAACAGGTAGAGATGGGAACATGAGGGATCAAAGGCCATCAAGCGCACAGAATCTAACGAGTGAAAGCCAGATACATGCTGCAATGCCGCTAGATAGGATTACAGGTATAGAGAGAGAGGCCGTATCCGGTAAATCCGGTTCGGTTCACTCCCCAAGGCGACAACGACGCGATTCCCAAGCCTCGGCTCGATTAGCAAGTCCCTTGCCCCATCCAACTGTGGGCAGCAGAGATTTCTTAGGCACCCCGGAAACCATAAGCTCTCCTTTTCTGGGTCTCAATCAACCAACACCTATGTATTCTCGTCGCCCGGGATCGACTTCTACTTTCTCCAACTCTCAAGCAACCAACATTCCGTATACTTTGCAGCAAATCCAGACTTCGTTGACAGCGCTGCATGAGAGGCTCTCCACTTTGGAGAGAACTCAAGCCCTCATTTTGAGGAGGGatgaaaggagaaagagctGGTTTTCTTGGGAGGGACATGAGAGCGAGGAGCTTGATAACTGTGAGAATGATCAAGCCAAGGAAATGTGGGGTAGAACAGGGGTGACAACGGTTACCAAGGTTAACGCAAAAAAGAAATCTATTTCAATGAGGGTTTTATGGTTTCTAGTGAAAACGTTGAGACGTGCCCTGATGGATGTTGGAATAGGAATGATGGTCACGCTCATAGTTATTATGGTGTTGAATGGAGGCTGGGGCCGGGCGCGGTGGATGATTTTGAAATACAAAgaaaggttgaggagattCCTTACCGAGCAATGATCGAATATTCATGAAATTACCCGTGTTGTAAGAGGAGGCGAAGTCACGATATGTCATTGGTCTATGTATTACATGGAATGTTGTAAGTAGCCTCCCTGCTCGCATCGTATTGCTTTGATTGTTATAATTCGCCAGGAATGATCAGAAGAACCGCCACCATATGaacaagatgatgaaaaaggCAATTCCCCCTATTGGCGCCCATTTACGAATGAGTGCTTCAAGATTAATGTTTCGGGCCGCTTTGCGGTACTTG from Cryptococcus neoformans var. neoformans B-3501A chromosome 4, whole genome shotgun sequence includes:
- a CDS encoding hypothetical protein (HMMPfam hit to ACBP, Acyl CoA binding protein, score: 129.4, E(): 8.2e-36), with the translated sequence MDSATAGLDAQFNRAVDIVQSLPKGGTIQTTYEDKLWLYSLYKQAIEGDVAVPRPGMLDLLGKAKWDAWNRQKGIDKPQAKRLYVSALVKILRKCADAKDVQRYLQILEHESGYEYPLHIPSCPASPASSASSYHSSQASPALLPQSSNSPIVPPHDISPLTPSLPPPDDAPNFIPPSSHHSRNPPSLSSMQEQRNEVLDAVGRTGRDGNMRDQRPSSAQNLTSESQIHAAMPLDRITGIEREAVSGKSGSVHSPRRQRRDSQASARLASPLPHPTVGSRDFLGTPETISSPFLALILRRDERRKSWFSWEGHESEELDNCENDQAKEMWGRTGVTTVTKVNAKKKSISMRVLWFLVKTLRRALMDVGIGMMVTLIVIMVLNGGWGRARWMILKYKERLRRFLTEQ
- a CDS encoding hypothetical protein (HMMPfam hit to ACBP, Acyl CoA binding protein, score: 129.4, E(): 8.2e-36) — encoded protein: MDSATAGLDAQFNRAVDIVQSLPKGGTIQTTYEDKLWLYSLYKQAIEGDVAVPRPGMLDLLGKAKWDAWNRQKGIDKPQAKRLYVSALVKILRKCADAKDVQRYLQILEHESGYEYPLHIPSCPASPASSASSYHSSQASPALLPQSSNSPIVPPHDISPLTPSLPPPDDAPNFIPPSSHHSRNPPSLSSMQEQRNEVLDAVGRTGRDGNMRDQRPSSAQNLTSESQIHAAMPLDRITGIEREAVSGKSGSVHSPRRQRRDSQASARLASPLPHPTVGSRDFLGTPETISSPFLGLNQPTPMYSRRPGSTSTFSNSQATNIPYTLQQIQTSLTALHERLSTLERTQALILRRDERRKSWFSWEGHESEELDNCENDQAKEMWGRTGVTTVTKVNAKKKSISMRVLWFLVKTLRRALMDVGIGMMVTLIVIMVLNGGWGRARWMILKYKERLRRFLTEQ